From Rubrivirga sp. SAORIC476, a single genomic window includes:
- a CDS encoding S41 family peptidase yields the protein MPRIRLTPFLGAGLLAVGLLVGVQVQDAVSGSEEMEQLRKIEEAYEYITRAYVEQVDSSELAEDAIEGMLAGLDPHSIYISSDEMRRVRESFDASFEGVGIYYEFVEGRAEADTLVVLMPIAGGPSDEAGLQPGDRIIEIDGETAVGIDADGVQSRLKGPRGTSVDIVVKRPGYRETLDYSIIRDRIPLNTVIASYMVDDETGLIKLQRFARTSHDEVRDAIRDLQGQGMTRLVLDLRGNAGGLLDQAYEIADEFLGAGEMIVYTESRHPSNRRQYRATAGGIYEGGPVIVLIDENSASASEIVAGALQDHDRAYLIGRRSFGKGLVQQQFPMTDGSVLQMTVSRYYTPSGRLIQTPYEVGESDEDYFASKVELREGIEGDLVASGGRVDAAVFGAQVPDSLTFATANGRTVFGGGGILPDYIVAVDTLSAALRTVIGKNLDNNFARVDLERRGDAFRSQWEGREAEFVRNYRLSDADFNRFLDFVEREGTPVVASRPDEEEEDVLVRSEALAARVDIETRIRAFMARRLFDAEAFYPVVGQIDPAIREAMAHWRDADQLAQVSR from the coding sequence ATGCCCCGCATCCGCCTGACTCCCTTCCTCGGCGCCGGTCTACTGGCCGTCGGTCTTCTCGTCGGCGTCCAGGTCCAGGACGCCGTTTCCGGCTCCGAGGAGATGGAGCAACTCCGCAAGATCGAGGAGGCCTACGAGTACATCACCCGGGCCTACGTCGAGCAGGTCGACTCGTCGGAGCTGGCCGAGGATGCCATCGAGGGCATGCTCGCCGGACTCGACCCCCACTCGATCTACATCTCGTCCGACGAGATGCGCCGCGTGCGTGAGAGCTTCGACGCCAGCTTCGAGGGCGTCGGCATCTACTACGAGTTCGTCGAAGGCCGCGCGGAAGCCGACACGCTGGTCGTGCTAATGCCCATCGCGGGCGGACCGAGCGACGAGGCGGGCCTCCAGCCGGGCGACCGCATCATCGAGATCGACGGCGAGACCGCGGTCGGCATCGACGCCGACGGCGTGCAGAGCCGCCTCAAGGGGCCGCGCGGCACGTCCGTGGACATCGTCGTGAAGCGACCCGGCTACCGGGAGACGCTCGACTACAGCATCATCCGCGACCGGATTCCGCTGAACACGGTCATCGCGTCCTACATGGTCGATGACGAGACGGGCCTGATCAAGCTGCAGCGCTTCGCGCGGACCAGCCACGACGAGGTCCGCGACGCCATCCGCGACCTGCAGGGCCAGGGCATGACGCGCCTCGTGCTCGACCTCCGCGGCAACGCGGGCGGCCTGCTCGACCAGGCCTACGAGATCGCCGACGAGTTCCTGGGCGCGGGCGAGATGATCGTCTACACCGAGAGCCGCCACCCATCCAACCGCCGTCAGTACCGCGCCACCGCGGGCGGCATCTACGAGGGCGGCCCGGTGATCGTGCTGATCGACGAGAACTCGGCGAGTGCCAGCGAGATCGTCGCGGGCGCGCTGCAGGACCATGACCGCGCCTACCTGATCGGCCGCCGGTCGTTCGGCAAGGGCCTCGTCCAGCAGCAGTTCCCGATGACCGACGGCAGCGTCCTCCAGATGACCGTGTCGAGGTACTACACGCCGTCGGGACGCCTCATCCAGACGCCCTACGAGGTCGGCGAGAGCGACGAGGACTACTTCGCGTCCAAGGTCGAGCTCCGGGAAGGCATCGAGGGCGACCTGGTCGCGTCGGGCGGACGCGTGGATGCCGCCGTCTTCGGGGCGCAAGTCCCGGACTCGCTCACCTTCGCGACCGCCAACGGCCGCACCGTCTTCGGCGGTGGCGGCATCCTTCCGGACTACATCGTTGCCGTGGACACGCTCTCGGCGGCGCTCCGCACGGTGATCGGCAAGAACCTCGACAACAACTTCGCACGCGTGGACCTGGAGCGTCGCGGCGACGCGTTCCGGTCGCAGTGGGAGGGCCGCGAGGCCGAGTTCGTCCGCAACTACCGTCTGTCGGACGCCGACTTCAATCGCTTCCTGGACTTCGTCGAGCGCGAAGGGACGCCCGTCGTCGCCTCCCGGCCGGACGAGGAGGAGGAGGACGTGCTCGTGCGCAGCGAGGCGCTGGCTGCGCGCGTCGACATCGAGACCCGCATCCGGGCCTTCATGGCACGCCGTCTGTTCGACGCCGAGGCGTTCTACCCGGTTGTCGGCCAGATCGACCCGGCGATCCGCGAGGCGATGGCCCACTGGCGCGACGCGGACCAGCTCGCGCAGGTCTCGCGGTAG
- a CDS encoding biopolymer transporter ExbD, protein MPLLKPRKKRDAEIPSSSMADIAFLLLIFFLVTTTINADKGIYMQLPPKLDEQEPPEINQRNLLNVLVNANGVVLIDNEVTNVAAIRDIVKRHILNNGREPQLSTSPDKAVTSFKTKRGLPYETYIAVLDEIKSAYNDVRDQAAQQEFGMPYGEYKARLAEDPDTGETEPDVIAERYPLKISLAEPDPD, encoded by the coding sequence ATGCCGCTCCTCAAGCCCCGCAAGAAGCGCGACGCTGAGATCCCATCGTCCTCGATGGCCGACATCGCGTTCCTGCTGCTGATCTTCTTCCTCGTCACGACGACGATCAACGCAGACAAGGGGATCTACATGCAGCTCCCGCCGAAGCTCGACGAGCAGGAGCCGCCGGAGATCAACCAGCGCAACCTCCTCAACGTCCTCGTCAACGCCAACGGCGTCGTGCTGATCGACAACGAGGTGACGAACGTCGCGGCCATCCGCGACATCGTGAAGCGCCACATCCTGAACAACGGGCGCGAGCCCCAGCTCTCGACCTCCCCCGACAAGGCGGTCACGTCGTTCAAGACCAAGCGTGGCCTCCCGTACGAGACCTACATCGCGGTCCTCGACGAGATCAAGTCGGCGTACAACGATGTCCGCGATCAGGCGGCGCAGCAGGAGTTCGGCATGCCGTACGGCGAGTACAAGGCCCGACTGGCCGAGGACCCGGACACCGGGGAGACCGAGCCGGACGTGATCGCGGAGCGCTACCCGCTCAAGATCTCCCTCGCCGAGCCGGATCCCGATTGA
- a CDS encoding MotA/TolQ/ExbB proton channel family protein: protein MTLSALLLLQEAASNGFANDLVYRFNEGGNYMWPVLISLIIGLAIAFERILSLNRSDINAPKFMARVKEALDSGPQGVAAAEEICANTRGPVASVVQAGLTRFDEGMDAVEKAVVSYGSIEMSFLERGLVWLSLFISLAPMFGFLGTVVGMVEAFDAIEAAGDISPSLVARGIKIALLTTVFGLIAAIILQVFYNYCVSKIDRITADMEEASVELIDSLAMMSVGRPALSGRSARGTLPRAGGELGTGPDMTGADLS, encoded by the coding sequence ATGACGCTTTCCGCCCTGCTCCTTCTGCAGGAGGCCGCCTCCAACGGCTTCGCCAACGACCTCGTCTACCGCTTCAACGAGGGCGGTAACTACATGTGGCCCGTGCTGATCTCGCTGATCATCGGCCTCGCCATCGCTTTCGAGCGCATCCTGTCGCTCAACCGTTCGGACATCAACGCGCCGAAGTTCATGGCGCGCGTCAAGGAGGCCCTCGACAGCGGGCCGCAGGGCGTCGCTGCAGCCGAGGAGATCTGCGCCAACACCCGCGGCCCGGTCGCGTCCGTCGTCCAAGCGGGCCTGACGCGCTTCGACGAGGGCATGGACGCCGTCGAGAAGGCGGTCGTCTCGTACGGCTCCATCGAGATGAGCTTCCTGGAGCGCGGCCTCGTGTGGCTCTCGCTCTTCATCTCCCTGGCGCCGATGTTCGGCTTCCTCGGGACGGTCGTCGGCATGGTCGAGGCGTTCGACGCCATCGAGGCGGCGGGCGACATCTCGCCGTCGCTCGTGGCCCGAGGCATCAAGATCGCCCTCCTCACGACCGTCTTCGGCCTCATCGCCGCCATCATCCTGCAGGTGTTCTACAACTACTGTGTCTCCAAGATCGACCGCATCACGGCCGACATGGAGGAGGCCTCGGTCGAGCTGATCGACTCGCTGGCGATGATGTCGGTCGGCCGCCCGGCCCTCTCGGGCCGCTCCGCCCGCGGCACGCTCCCGCGCGCCGGTGGCGAGCTGGGCACCGGCCCCGACATGACGGGCGCCGACCTCTCGTAA
- a CDS encoding DUF4293 family protein, which produces MIQRIQTLYLVAGALLLALFVGLGETWAAAIAAERAWLGVVGYALAGVTALVALVSVALYKNRELQRKVIYAAQWLDLVLVVVVLVGLYLAFDSGDFQAPVGYYLVAMQPIVAYVLLRMARQGVTKDIEKIRSMDRLR; this is translated from the coding sequence ATGATCCAGCGCATCCAGACCCTCTATCTCGTCGCCGGCGCGCTCCTGCTGGCGCTCTTCGTCGGCCTCGGGGAGACCTGGGCCGCGGCCATCGCGGCCGAACGGGCGTGGCTCGGTGTGGTCGGATACGCCCTGGCGGGCGTGACCGCGCTCGTCGCCCTGGTGTCGGTCGCCCTCTACAAGAACCGCGAGCTGCAGCGCAAGGTGATCTACGCCGCGCAGTGGCTCGACCTCGTGTTGGTCGTGGTGGTGCTGGTGGGGCTCTACCTCGCCTTCGACAGCGGAGACTTCCAGGCCCCGGTGGGCTACTACCTCGTCGCCATGCAGCCGATCGTGGCCTACGTGCTGCTGCGGATGGCGCGGCAGGGCGTGACCAAGGACATCGAGAAGATCCGGTCGATGGACCGTCTCCGCTAG
- a CDS encoding isocitrate/isopropylmalate dehydrogenase family protein — MAYSATLIPGDGIGPEVIDAAVKVIEATGVVFDWDRQEAGMGAFEDGGDPLPQATIDSIDRTRLAFKGPLTTPVGTGFRSINVRIRQHFDLYANIRPCETLPNTHGPFEGVDLMLYRENTEGLYAGIEYFDKKNQIADSIARATRGGCERIIRFAFEDAQRRGRKRLTLVHKANILKETGGMFLSIGKEIASDFPDIAFDDRIVDNMAMQLVIHPQDFDSIVTTNLFGDILSDLMSGLVGGLGVTGSANIGADCAVFEAVHGSAPDIAGQGIANPTAVIRSGEMMLKHLGEDAAAEAVRLALHDVYSDPSKLTGDLGGTATTAAFGDAVAERVRAHVAA; from the coding sequence ATGGCCTACTCCGCAACTCTCATTCCTGGCGACGGCATCGGGCCTGAAGTCATTGACGCGGCCGTGAAGGTCATCGAGGCGACCGGGGTTGTCTTCGACTGGGACCGGCAGGAGGCGGGCATGGGAGCCTTCGAGGACGGTGGCGACCCGCTGCCTCAGGCCACGATCGACTCCATCGACCGGACGCGCCTCGCCTTCAAGGGGCCGCTCACGACGCCGGTCGGCACAGGATTCCGGAGCATCAACGTCCGCATCCGGCAGCACTTCGACCTGTACGCCAACATCCGTCCCTGCGAGACGCTGCCCAACACGCACGGGCCGTTCGAGGGCGTCGACTTGATGCTCTACCGTGAGAACACGGAGGGCCTCTACGCAGGCATCGAGTACTTCGACAAGAAGAACCAGATTGCCGACTCCATCGCGCGGGCGACGCGCGGCGGCTGCGAGCGCATCATCCGGTTCGCCTTCGAGGATGCCCAGCGGCGCGGCCGGAAGCGGCTCACGCTGGTCCACAAGGCCAACATCCTGAAGGAGACCGGCGGCATGTTCCTCTCCATCGGCAAGGAGATCGCGTCGGACTTCCCGGACATCGCTTTCGACGACCGCATCGTGGACAACATGGCGATGCAACTCGTGATCCATCCGCAGGACTTCGACTCGATCGTCACCACGAACCTGTTCGGCGACATCCTCTCCGACCTGATGTCCGGCCTCGTCGGCGGGCTCGGCGTGACCGGCTCGGCCAACATCGGTGCGGACTGCGCCGTGTTCGAGGCCGTCCACGGCTCCGCGCCCGACATCGCGGGGCAGGGAATCGCCAACCCGACTGCCGTCATCCGCTCCGGCGAGATGATGCTCAAGCACCTCGGCGAGGACGCCGCTGCCGAGGCGGTCCGTCTCGCCCTCCACGACGTGTATTCCGATCCGTCCAAGCTGACGGGCGACCTCGGCGGCACGGCCACGACGGCCGCGTTCGGCGACGCCGTAGCCGAGCGGGTCCGCGCCCACGTCGCGGCGTAG
- a CDS encoding biopolymer transporter ExbD, with the protein MSAHFKKKSANTKQEIPTASLPDIIFMLLIFFMVTTVLRETELLVNVSIPAAEAIEKIDQKRLIQYVYIGPEKLESGLGDPAVQIDDAIVRELPQIRQAMYAALRTEPRTIVSMRVDRDVETGLLYDVQQELREAEALRVNYSTSREAE; encoded by the coding sequence ATGTCCGCCCACTTCAAGAAGAAGAGCGCCAACACGAAGCAGGAGATCCCGACAGCATCGCTGCCGGACATCATCTTCATGCTGCTGATCTTCTTCATGGTGACGACGGTGCTCCGCGAGACGGAGCTGCTCGTCAACGTCTCGATCCCTGCGGCCGAGGCCATCGAGAAGATCGACCAGAAGCGACTCATTCAGTACGTCTACATCGGGCCCGAGAAGCTGGAGTCCGGCCTCGGCGACCCAGCGGTGCAGATCGACGACGCCATCGTCCGCGAGCTGCCCCAGATTCGCCAGGCGATGTACGCCGCCCTCCGCACCGAGCCGCGGACCATCGTCTCGATGCGCGTCGACCGTGACGTGGAGACGGGTCTTCTCTACGATGTGCAGCAGGAGTTGCGCGAGGCCGAGGCGCTCCGCGTCAACTACTCGACCTCTCGCGAGGCCGAGTAG